In the genome of Piliocolobus tephrosceles isolate RC106 chromosome 20, ASM277652v3, whole genome shotgun sequence, the window NNNNNNNNNNNNNNNNNNNNNNNNNNNNNNNNNNNNNNNNNNNNNNNNNNNNNNNNNNNNNNNNNNNNNNNNNNNNNNNNNNNNNNNNNNNNNNNNNNNNNNNNNNNNNNNNNNNNNNNNNNNNNNNNNNNNNNNNNNNNNNNNNNNNNNNNNNNNNNNNNNNNNNNNNNNNNNNNNNNNNNNNNNNNNNNNNNNNNNNNNNNNNNNNNNNNNNNNNNNNNNNNNNNNNNNNNNNNNNNNNNNNNNNNNNNNNNNNNNNNNNNNNNNNNNNNNNNNNNNNNNNNNNNNNNNNNNNNNNNNNNNNNNNNNNNNNNNNNNNNNNNNNNNNNNNNNNNNNNNNNNNNNNNNNNNNNNNNNNNNNNNNNNNNNNNNNNNNNNNNNNNNNNNNNNNNNNNNNNNNNNNNNNNNNNNNNNNNNNNNNNNNNNNNNNNNNNNNNNNNNNNNNNNNNNNNNNNNNNNNNNNNNNNNNNNNNNNNNNNNNNNNNNNNNNNNNNNNNNNNNNNNNNNNNNNNNNNNNNNNNNNNNNNNNNNNNNNNNNNNNNNNNNNNNNNNNNNNNNNNNNNNNNNNNNNNNNNNNNNNNNNNNNNNNNNNNNNNNNNNNNNNNNNNNNNNNNNNNNNNNNNNNNNNNNNNNNNNNNNNNNNNNNNNNNNNNNNNNNNNNNNNNNNNNNNNNNNNNNNNNNNNNNNNNNNNNNNNNNNNNNNNNNNNNNNNNNNNNNNNNNNNNNNNNNNNNNNNNNNNNNNNNNNNNNNNNNNNNNNNNNNNNNNNNNNNNNNNNNNNNNNNNNNNNNNNNNNNNNNNNNNNNNNNNNNNNNNNNNNNNNNNNNNNNNNNNNNNNNNNNNNNNNNNNNNNNNNNNNNNNNNNNNNNNNNNNNNNNNNNNNNNNNNNNNNNNNNNNNNNNNNNNNNNNNNNNNNNNNNNNNNNNNNNNNNNNNNNNNNNNNNNNNNNNNNNNNNNNNNNNNNNNNNNNNNNNNNNNNNNNNNNNNNNNNNNNNNNNNNNNNNNNNNNNNNNNNNNNNNNNNNNNNNNNNNNNNNNNNNNNNNNNNNNNNNNNNNNNNNNNNNNNNNNNNNNNNNNNNNNNNNNNNNNNNNNNNNNNNNNNNNNNNNNNNNNNNNNNNNNNNNNNNNNNNNNNNNNNNNNNNNNNNNNNNNNNNNNNNNNNNNNNNNNNNNNNNNNNNNNNNNNNNNNNNNNNNNNNNNNNNNNNNNNNNNNNNNNNNNNNNNNNNNNNNNNNNNNNNNNNNNNNNNNNNNNNNNNNNNNNNNNNNNNNNNNNNNNNNNNNNNNNNNNNNNNNNNNNNNNNNNNNNNNNNNNNNNNNNNNNNNNNNNNNNNNNNNNNNNNNNNNNNNNNNNNNNNNNNNNNNNNNNNNNNNNNNNNNNNNNNNNNNNNNNNNNNNNNNNNNNNNNNNNNNNNNNNNNNNNNNNNNNNNNNNNNNNNNNNNNNNNNNNNNNNNNNNNNNNNNNNNNNNNNNNNNNNNNNNNNNNNNNNNNNNNNNNNNNNNNNNNNNNNNNNNNNNNNNNNNNNNNNNNNNNNNNNNNNNNNNNNNNNNNNNNNNNNNNNNNNNNNNNNNNNNNNNNNNNNNNNNNNNNNNNNNNNNNNNNNNNNNNNNNNNNNNNNNNNNNNNNNNNNNNNNNNNNNNNNNNNNNNNNNNNNNNNNNNNNNNNNNNNNNNNNNNNNNNNNNNNNNNNNNNNNNNNNNNNNNNNNNNNNNNNNNNNNNNNNNNNNNNNNNNNNNNNNNNNNNNNNNNNNNNNNNNNNNNNNNNNNNNNNNNNNNNNNNNNNNNNNNNNNNNNNNNNNNNNNNNNNNNNNNNNNNNNNNNNNNNNNNNNNNNNNNNNNNNNNNNNNNNNNNNNNNNNNNNNNNNNNNNNNNNNNNNNNNNNNNNNNNNNNNNNNNNNNNNNNNNNNNNNNNNNNNNNNNNNNNNNNNNNNNNNNNNNNNNNNNNNNNNNNNNNNNNNNNNNNNNNNNNNNNNNNNNNNNNNNNNNNNNNNNNNNNNNNNNNNNNNNNNNNNNNNNNNNNNNNNNNNNNNNNNNNNNNNNNNNNNNNNNNNNNNNNNNNNNNNNNNNNNNNNNNNNNNNNNNNNNNNNNNNNNNNNNNNNNNNNNNNNNNNNNNNNNNNNNNNNNNNNNNNNNNNNNNNNNNNNNNNNNNNNNNNNNNNNNNNNNNNNNNNNNNNNNNNNNNNNNNNNNNNNNNNNNNNNNNNNNNNNNNNNNNNNNNNNNNNNNNNNNNNNNNNNNNNNNNNNNNNNNNNNNNNNNNNNNNNNNNNNNNNNNNNNNNNNNNNNNNNNNNNNNNNNNNNNNNNNNNNNNNNNNNNNNNNNNNNNNNNNNNNNNNNNNNNNNNNNNNNNNNNNNNNNNNNNNNNNNNNNNNNNNNNNNNNNNNNNNNNNNNNNNNNNNNNNNNNNNNNNNNNNNNNNNNNNNNNNNNNNNNNNNNNNNNNNNNNNNNNNNNNNNNNNNNNNNNNNNNNNNNNNNNNNNNNNNNNNNNNNNNNNNNNNNNNNNNNNNNNNNNNNNNNNNNNNNNNNNNNNNNNNNNNNNNNNNNNNNNNNNNNNNNNNNNNNNNNNNNNNNNNNNNNNNNNNNNNNNNNNNNNNNNNNNNNNNNNNNNNNNNNNNNNNNNNNNNNNNNNNNNNNNNNNNNNNNNNNNNNNNNNNNNNNNNNNNNNNNNNNNNNNNNNNNNNNNNNNNNNNNNNNNNNNNNNNNNNNNNNNNNNNNNNNNNNNNNNNNNNNNNNNNNNNNNNNNNNNNNNNNNNNNNNNNNNNNNNNNNNNNNNNNNNNNNNNNNNNNNNNNNNNNNNNNNNNNNNNNNNNNNNNNNNNNNNNNNNNNNNNNNNNNNNNNNNNNNNNNNNNNNNNNNNNNNNNNNNNNNNNNNNNNNNNNNNNNNNNNNNNNNNNNNNNNNNNNNNNNNNNNNNNNNNNNNNNNNNNNNNNNNNNNNNNNNNNNNNNNNNNNNNNNNNNNNNNNNNNNNNNNNNNNNNNNNNNNNNNNNNNNNNNNNNNNNNNNNNNNNNNNNNNNNNNNNNNNNNNNNNNNNNNNNNNNNNNNNNNNNNNNNNNNNNNNNNNNNNNNNNNNNNNNNNNNNNNNNNNNNNNNNNNNNNNNNNNNNNNNNNNNNNNNNNNNNNNNNNNNNNNNNNNNNNNNNNNNNNNNNNNNNNNNNNNNNNNNNNNNNNNNNNNNNNNNNNNNNNNNNNNNNNNNNNNNNNNNNNNNNNNNNNNNNNNNNNNNNNNNNNNNNNNNNNNNNNNNNNNNNNNNNNNNNNNNNNNNNNNNNNNNNNNNNNNNNNNNNNNNNNNNNNNNNNNNNNNNNNNNNNNNNNNNNNNNNNNNNNNNNNNNNNNNNNNNNNNNNNNNNNNNNNNNNNNNNNNNNNNNNNNNNNNNNNNNNNNNNNNNNNNNNNNNNNNNNNNNNNNNNNNNNNNNNNNNNNNNNNNNNNNNNNNNNNNNNNNNNNNNNNNNNNNNNNNNNNNNNNNNNNNNNNNNNNNNNNNNNNNNNNNNNNNNNNNNNNNNNNNNNNNNNNNNNNNNNNNNNNNNNNNNNNNNNNNNNNNNNNNNNNNNNNNNNNNNNNNNNNNNNNNNNNNNNNNNNNNNNNNNNNNNNNNNNNNNNNNNNNNNNNNNNNNNNNNNNNNNNNNNNNNNNNNNNNNNNNNNNNNNNNNNNNNNNNNNNNNNNNNNNNNNNNNNNNNNNNNNNNNNNNNNNNNNNGGCGGCCGGATCCAGGGCGGGGGTCGGCGGCCCGGCCAGCCCGGCCCGGCCCGGGGCCGCGTCCTGAGAGTCAGCCCTCGCCGCTGCAGCCTCGGCGCCCGGCCGGCCGGCCATGGAGAGCCCCCCGCCCCGCGCCGCCGGCCGGGACCCCAGTGCGCTGCGGGCCGAGGCGCCCTGGCTGCACGCAGAGGGTCCGGGGCCGCGCGCCGCGCCCGTGACGGTGCCCACGCCGCCGCAGGTACCGGGCGCCGGTGGGCGGGGGCGCCGACCAAGTTTCTCTCGCTGCAAAGATGGCGTCAGTGCTGCCCAAACTTCGGGCCCCCGGGGGCGGGGCAGCGGGGAGGGCGGCAGCGTCGGTCCGCGCGTGTCCGTGGGTCCCGCCGGGGCTGCGCCGGGCGGCCGGAGAGTCCTTCCCGCCGCGCCGGGCTGGGGGCGGGGTCGGGGGCGGGGCCGCGCCGTCCACACCGGCCGCAGCCGGTTTTCGAGGCGGGCGCCGAGCGGATCCGCGGCGGAGGTGGAGGGACCCCCCCGGCTGCCGCCGCCTCTGAGTCTGCCCCCTCCCCATCTGCAGGGCTCTTCCGTGGGCGGCGGCTTCGCGGGCTTGGAGTTCGCGCGGCCGCCGGAGTCGGAGCCGCGGGCCTCGGACCTGGGGGCCTCCGGGAAGTGGGCGGGGGCGGCGACGGGGCCCCGGACTCCATCGGCGCACATCCCCGTCCCAGCGCAGAGGTGAGCGGGAGGCGCGGTGTCCCGGGACTCGGGGTGCGCCGGGGCGGTGGGTAGGGTGCAGAGACGCGCTTTCCCGCCCCTTCCCTCGGGAGGCCCCGACGGAGGCCAGGTCAGGGCTCCAGGTTTGTGATCCCCAGCCACCCCCAAGCTCTTCCGCCCTGGAGGAGTTGAGCAGAAATGATCGGTGACTCGAGTCCCTTCGCCTCCCTCCGCCGCAGTTCCTCGGGGTAGAGCTCAGAACCGGGAGGGGGTGGCTGTGCGTCTCTGTGCAGAAGAGGCTGCGCGGTCGGTGTGGGGCGACTGTCCAGGAATCCCTGGGGCTCCTGACCGCCACCTCCCAACCCCTGCCAGGCCGGACACCTCGGTCTGGCTGCCAGGGCAGGGGCGGGCTCTGGCCTGGCTCGCTGGGGCCTGGGGAGCTGCCCGTGCTTCCAGCCCAGTCTCCGGCTGGCTGCTGCTGGCTGCTGGCCACTCCCACATCCCAGGCCTGGCGTGAGGCCCACAGCTGCTGTTGCACAACCCTGGTTAATGTGTGATAGGGGGAGGCCTGGGCCTGGCCCGCCTCTGTGCCAGGGCTTCAGACCCCTGCCCAGCACCAGGGTCTGAAGGAACCACAGTGGAGCCAAGCCCGCGGTGTGGAGAACTAAGGCTTCGGGAGACCCTGGCCCTGCTCCTGGTGGCTCCTGGTGGCTTTCagctctcactgcaacctgagcTGGGGGAGGAGCCAGGCCTCATGCCCAGAGCTGGGAGTGGGGAGCCTGGTGTGCACGCGTGCCCAGGCCTGCACGTGGACCGACCAGGGGAGGGGCCCAGAGCTCTGGCTGGGTCACCCGCACCCCGCCCCCATCTCCTCCAGAGCCACCCCAGGAAAAGCCCGGCTGGACGAGGTCATGGCTGCCGCTGCCCTTACAAGCCTGTCCACTAGCCCTCTCCTTCTGGGCACCCCAGTTGCAGCCTTCAGCCCAGGTAAGACTCAGATGTCTGCATTTAGCactgggggtggggacagggctcagaaCCTACAGCCACCCAGCCTCTGTGGGGCAAGCAGAACCCTCAAACCTGGGACTGCTTTCTCAAATGGACTTCTGCACCCTCAGTGCCCCTTACTGAGGCCAAAGCTGCAGGACCCAGGCCTTCTGGCCTCCCTGACCCGTTTACCTCCACGTCGCTGGCCACGCACATCTGCTGACCCTTTGCTGTGCTGGCGGGGGGAGGTTTCTCTCCACGCCCTGGAGCCAGCTCCTCCATCCAAGGCACTGTGCCCACCAGGCTCACCCGGGACTCGGTGAACAGGAGCAGCTCAGGATTAGGGACTCCCTAGATCCACCCAAAGTTCTAAGGCAGGGGGTGTGTCCCTACAGAGCCTGGCCTGGAACCCTGGAAGGAGGCCCTCCTACGGCCCCCAGGCAGctatagcagcagcagcaacagtggAGACTGGGGCTGGGACCTGGCCAGTGACCAGTCCTCTCCGTCCACCCCGTCACCGCCACTGCCCCCTGAGGCAGCCCACTTTCTGTTCGGGGAGCCCACGCTGAGGAAAAGGAAGGTGAGCTTGGGGGCGGCCCCCAGGGAGGGGCGGGTGTGGCGGCTGAGCCTGACCCTGGTCCCTGTTGCTGCAGAGCCCGGCCCAGGTCATGTTCCAGTGTCTGTGGAAGAGCTGTGGGAAGGTGTTGAGCACGGCATCCGCGATGCAGAGACACATCCGCCTGGTGCACCTGGGGTGCGGCAGGGCCTGGGGTGCGGTGGGGCCTGCGGGCTGTCTGGGTTTATGAGGCCTGGCCAGGTCACCCCTTCAGCTTCcactggctgtgtccccagcaggAGGCAGGCAGAGCCTGAGCAGAGCGATGGTGAGGAGGACTTCTACTACACAGAGCTGGATGTTGGTGTGGACACGCTGACTGATGGGCTGTCCAGCCTGACTCCAGTGTCCCCCACGGCCTCCATGCCGCCTGCCTTTCCCCGCCTGGAGCTGCCAGAGCTGCTGGAACCCCCAGGCCTGCCTAGTCCCCTGCGGCCAACcgccctgcccccgcccccaccccctgTCCTGAGCGCTGTTGCTAACCCCCCGTCCTGCCACAGTGACCGTGTCTACCAGGTGGGTAAGGCCACTGGTGGCAGCTGGGGCAGGTCTCAGGGCCCTCTGGAGGGGAGTAAATCCCTGACTGTGTCTCCCTGCAGGGATGCCTGACGCCCACCCGCCTGGAGCCGCAGCCCACGGAGGTCGGAGCCTGcccacccgccttgtcctccaGGATTGGAGTCAGCCTGAGGTGCGTGTGGGCTGAGGGTCTGCGGCCGCCACCAGCTGGAAAAGGTCCTTGTCTCACAGCACCCCATGCCCTGTGGCCCCCCCAGGAAGCCCCGCGGCGATGCGAAGAAGTGCCGGAAAGTGTACGGCGTGGAGCGCCGGGACCTGTGGTGCACAGCCTGCCGCTGGAAGAAGGCCTGCCAGCGGTTCCTGGACTGAGTCCGGCCCATTCAAGAACATAACCTACcaccttctccctccccaccccaaccccaggccTGGGGCTGAAACAGCCCAGGGAGAGCCCCAGGGCCTGGCCTTCACCAGCTGCAGGGTCTGCTTTTAATTGGGGGGGCCTGACCCTGAACTCCCCCAGGTCGGGGAGGGGTCCCACCACTCAAAGTGCCTCTGAAGAAACCAGCTTTTTGCACTAAAGCCAAACCGCTGTCCCCTTAGCCCAAAGGGCCCTGGGggcagccccccccccccccccccccccgacctGTCGGCCCATGGATTTGTCAAGGGTGTTATGGGCCCAGCTTTGGGGGCCAGTCCTGATGCACTTTGAGGAGTGTTGGGGAGAGGACTCCCCCACTCGCACTTAACTCGATGGCTCTCGGGCCCTGGGGCTGTTTTTACCATGTTTTTGAAGCTCAGGTGTCTCGCGTCTGGGCTGCACCAGGCgaagagagaaattaaagatttgAGGTTTTTCCAGAAGCTTTGTCTGCCTCTTGGGAAGAAGGCTGTGGGGCTGGGACCTtggggtgggtgagtgggtggaggCTGGCAGCCGGCCACAGAGGGCCGAGGGTCACCCCTcagctgcccccaccccaggagaGGCCGGAGGAAGGATCATCTGAAACGCAGGAGGCATCTGCTTGGAGCAGCAATTCCCCAATTTATTGAAAGTGATCGCTTTGCAAGGATGTCTAAGCTAATCCCGTCACAGAAAGGAAACGCACAGGCGCCTAGGCAGAAACTTCGAGACTCACCGCAGAGGCCACAAGAACCCACGGCCACAGAGAGGCAGGACGGCAGAGCCATGATTTCCCACCAAGCGATTATGAGAACCTCTTCCCCCAATAGTAGAcacatctccaaaacaaacacaGGTTTATAACAAGTAATAGAAAGTCAATATAATATAGATTATCCCCAGAAAAAATCAACAatcttcaaacactgccttttgtctgttttgtttttgttgacagGTTGAAAgcatgttgaaaaaataaatatttaagaaaagcaCACACAGCACCCTCACTACAAGCAGTTCTAAAAGGGCTGCATACAAAACACAATATaagatctgaaaaataaaaaacaccaccATTAAGTATGGCTTTCATAAGAGTTGCACATGTCACAGAATGAGCTAAAATAAGATTATCTTTTATAATATTGCAAAAAGTTCCAGTTTTtgcattttctcagttttttttaaagaggaagaTGTGCAAAGTTGGAAGCAGTAAGCTGCGTCTTCTGAGTCAGGTCCCTACGTAGCCCTGGCAGTGTCCTGTTTCCCAAAGCCCAGAGAGCCCCAATGTACAGCCTGGTCAGGATCCCGAGCTTGATAGAAAAATCATGGTgtccctgcccccctccccacccccagacaACACCACCCCCAGTGGACTGTATTTCCCACTTTGGTGTTGCAAACACcaaaatacaaacacacaaacaaaaatacaaaatgtgaaaTGTAATCTACACATTTTTCCTCttcataaaaaaatatttattagtttgaacatcgatttaaaaaaaaatccgtcacataaaaaaaaacccttcatgACATGTCTTTTCCCTCCACGCCTCCTGAGAGATGGACGTGTGCACCTGGGCCTCGGAAATCCCACTCTTCAGTCGGCAAACTGCAAACAAGAACGAGAACTCTGCCGCGCAGCAAACATTTGGGGAGGTCAGTGGGACGGTGTTTGTTTTAGGGAAGAAAATGCCCCTGTAGCTCCAACAGGGAACCC includes:
- the SLC2A4RG gene encoding SLC2A4 regulator isoform X1, whose product is MESPPPRAAGRDPSALRAEAPWLHAEGPGPRAAPVTVPTPPQGSSVGGGFAGLEFARPPESEPRASDLGASGKWAGAATGPRTPSAHIPVPAQRATPGKARLDEVMAAAALTSLSTSPLLLGTPVAAFSPEPGLEPWKEALLRPPGSYSSSSNSGDWGWDLASDQSSPSTPSPPLPPEAAHFLFGEPTLRKRKSPAQVMFQCLWKSCGKVLSTASAMQRHIRLVHLGRRQAEPEQSDGEEDFYYTELDVGVDTLTDGLSSLTPVSPTASMPPAFPRLELPELLEPPGLPSPLRPTALPPPPPPVLSAVANPPSCHSDRVYQGCLTPTRLEPQPTEVGACPPALSSRIGVSLRKPRGDAKKCRKVYGVERRDLWCTACRWKKACQRFLD
- the SLC2A4RG gene encoding SLC2A4 regulator isoform X2, with amino-acid sequence MESPPPRAAGRDPSALRAEAPWLHAEGPGPRAAPVTVPTPPQGSSVGGGFAGLEFARPPESEPRASDLGASGKWAGAATGPRTPSAHIPVPAQRATPGKARLDEVMAAAALTSLSTSPLLLGTPVAAFSPEPGLEPWKEALLRPPGSYSSSSNSGDWGWDLASDQSSPSTPSPPLPPEAAHFLFGEPTLRKRKSPAQVMFQCLWKSCGKVLSTASAMQRHIRLVHLGRQAEPEQSDGEEDFYYTELDVGVDTLTDGLSSLTPVSPTASMPPAFPRLELPELLEPPGLPSPLRPTALPPPPPPVLSAVANPPSCHSDRVYQGCLTPTRLEPQPTEVGACPPALSSRIGVSLRKPRGDAKKCRKVYGVERRDLWCTACRWKKACQRFLD